The DNA sequence GCATCTGGGGAAAATTGGATCACTTGATAACTTTTTTTCTGCATCTATAAACGCCAGTTAAAAATTTTCCACACAACTGAGACCATATCAAGGCTATAACCTTGGGAGGAAGATCCCATTTCCAGTTATCAGTACCAGTGAACAATGATAGATAAGCAGACTTCACAGAGAAGTTACTATTGGAGTAAAATTGGAGATACACTTACCAGCTCCACTACGAGGGAAGGAAGTATTAACCCACATCTTTTGCAAAATTTCATTAGGAAGCAAGTATTCTAGCAATCTGAAGAAAGTAATTCCAAACCAAGCTATGAAGCTGATCATCAGGCCCAGTGCAATGAGTGAAATTAAGAATGGAAGCACAACCACAGGTCCACAACCACAATGTGCTTGATGACTATTGCACTGCGAGATCAATGTATCACCGAGCTCATTCTATAGGGGAAATAGTTACTTCCAAAACTTCTCAGTCCTCATGTTTTATAAATCCATCagtttggaaattgatttgGAACTCTGCTGCTCCAAAAGTTTATCACTTGTGGAGATGTTACTCTAACTTCCTAGCGCAAATCACACAAGAAGAAGGTAGATCCCTCTGCATTAAGCCCCATTTGCAATGGTTGTCAGGTTGTTGCAGTGGTTGTGCCTCTCCCTATTTTTGCAGGATCTATGGGACAATCTGTGGCTACAGCTTTTAAAAGATCAAGATTTCAAGCAAAACAGCTCGTTAATTATACCTGTGAAGGAGAAGACGTCTTGCTTGGACCTCCTTCGAACTCTCTTTTGAAAGAGATCAAGAGATATGCAGTAAGTTCTCTAAGTGTACGCAGTCGGCTAATGCCGCCAGATCGAATTTCTTGCTATGCAAGCTAACAGAAAGTGGAACCTGAAGATTGGTTGAATCACCCTAGCCTCCATCCTCGTTGCCGAGAAATTTGAAGAGTGAACCGCCTGCACAGTGCACCCTGTACTTTCTCAACCAGATCAAAGTATTAGCTACGTAAGTTTTCAATACTAGAGCTGAATACTTTTGCACCTTGGTGGTTAAACCCCACTCTGTAAGAGTTTATCAACCCCACTCTGTCTTGACTTCCCAATCCTTATCTGTGAGGCCGTTCTAGTCTTTCAATATATTAGTCTCAGGTGTCTGAACTCCTTGAGACTCGGGTCTGCCACATTATGCTGTATCACACATGTATCACAAAAATACATTTTCACTCAATTTTGCACCAAATCACCCTCAAAATTTGAGTTCGCTACATCATATTGTATCAAATCTGTATCAAACATGTAACACTAAAATACATTTTCACTCAATTTTACACCAAATCACCCTCAGATTCGAACCCGTCACGTCATGTTGTATATATCACACATGTATCAAAAGTGTATCACAAAAACACATTTTCACTCGGGACTCCTATGTTGTATCACAAAGTGCATCATCATAACACATTTTCACTCAATTTTGCTCTAAATCACCATCGGGATTCGGGCACATCATGTCATGatatatcaaagcaatatcacACATATATCAAAATTATATCAAACGTCATAAAAACACATTTTCGTTcaattgttcaccaaatcatcaTTGGGATCTGGGCCTACCACGTCATACTATATCAAAGTTGTATCGCACCTATATCAAATCTATATCACACTTGTATCACTAAAACACATTTTCACTCAATTTTGTACCTATTTACAATCAAAACCCCGACCACCAGCCACCTCCACCACTGTTAGTACCGCAAGCTCAAGTGGTGCCTGAATAGAAGAATTGGGACCTCCCCACAACCACCGTAGCCCCAATACCCATCTCTGATAGGGGATTTAACCAAATCACAGGTATTGGTGAACCTCACTGTCTTAGCCAGAGCATTAGTCACTACCACACTCGCGCTTTGAGGGCCACAGCAACCACCAACCTCATGCTTAAAGCACCCACAAACCCGGCGAAGCGCTCACacattcaaataatcaaatttcaaatcaaaatcGTTTGCTCTCTTTGAATAGAAATGGTCAAGTGACATCCATCACGATCGAGCTTCCACCGATTGACTTGCAGGaagtaggggtgtgcaaaacatgaTACAAACCGACCAAGCCGGCTGAAAGCGACCgttaaatatggtttggttaaggtttttttacattaaaaattaaaagccaGTTCAATatcgaaccaaaccatttatgagctgggttggtttggtttctcttctaCTTAAACCGCGAAACCCAAACCGACTGGTATGTTTGGAATATaataagaaatttttttgaaatttatatacataataaataaataatatatatattattctttTGTCCAGTTTGttctaagtaagttctaaatcttCATTTATAACTATTCCTAGATGACTTACTACCATACCAAAGACCTAAACCCTAATATAAAATTGCTACAATTACTTTGATCCTTTCACATCACATCTCTCAATCTTTCATTCTCTAACCTTTAATACTACCATATTAAGCTAGTACTGATGGCTAAGCATGCCAGGAAGCGACCGGAACATCAAGTACTGTTGAAAGAGGAGAAAAGCACTTCTATAGATACTGCTTTTTCATTCATTCATATTGGCCATATTACTATCTGTTTCTGTAACATTTTGATCTTCCActgctgcttctgctttttcgCAGTCCACTGATTGTCACTATTTATGCAGTCATGGTTCGTGCTCTCCCCTAAGGGCTATAAAAGCTAGCTAACGAGAAACCACAACAAAAAATGACTTAGTATTATGGTGACAGTGGATCATGTGTAGGCATTTAATTGCAAATGTATAGTAAATTAACATTTTCCTTCAATGTTACTAATCTAATAAATATCTCTCATgttcaacccaaaaaaaataaagtcgAATGCCCTGAGATTAGTGTGCGAGAAATCTAAGAAAAAACTGGTGGATTCTAAAATATTTTTATGACCCAATCATCTGCTATTCGAACATTAGGCTTACGAATCGTTAACACTGTTGGTCCTTGCCTTGAATGAAGGAGAAGCGGGCCCTGTTCAATCTCAGTCTTTTGATTTGCCGGTTCAATTAGCGCACTCTTTTGCCCAGTAGACAGTCCTTGCAGAATAATCCTCTCAATAACACATTCTGAGTAAAATTGGGTTTGTCCAGGTGCCAGATTAAGAGATGTAAGCTTCCCATCTGCGAAAACAAAGCGCCGATGGATATAGGATCCTTGCTGAAACTCAAAGCTTTTTccatcatccacatagagttcACCTTCAGCGGCTTGTGAACTATTCAGTGCTATCACCTAGAACAggcaaaaagaaaattacaaccATACATCCAACCTGACATCTGCTTTTCATACTACACAGACAATATTTCAATCTTGCATTCACGCAAGCATAAAATGGCTTCAGCCTCAACAGTTGATACAacaatttttttacatcacaaGTCTTACAGAATACAGGTCTGAAAAATCTGCCAACACTAGGAAGACATTGTCATAGGTTATATGAAAATGGAAACCTTTTCTCCGTGGAAATGCATTCTTCAAGGATACATAAATATTATGAGCCTAGGTGGCCTAGTCATTATGTCTAATTACACAGAACacttttagaaaagaaaaaaaaatgggatTTACAAAAATCAACCCCAAACTTAAATACTACGCCCCAAAGTTTCTAGCTAAATTTCTGAAGTCGTGTAATGCAAGACATTGCTCCTAGGTCTATATATCAAATGGAATTAGACCTTTCACCATGGAAATGCAGTCTCAAGCATGTTTAAATATGCAATGAGCCTAGGTGGCTTAGTCAGTAATCCAATTACAGCCAGACACTAAAGTAAATTAGGATTCACAATCTCAAACTTAAAAGTTATGCCATCTCAACATTCTCACTAAATTAGTATGCTCAAACACATAACAGCAGATGACAAAAACCGTGGCTTCAAATTCTCTTTTTTAATTGTATGCATTCACTAGTCCATTTTGCGTAACCATGCTCTAATCATGCAAATAGGACAAGTTTGCAAACACTTACATGTGGCATTCAGTTTCAGTATGGATAAAAACTATTATGAGGATTTTCTACAATATTAGCTTAGAGATACTGGCATACTTGAGACAGGTTTGCAAATAGACAAGAATTCATTGAAGCCCTCTCAATGCTAAGGCgtataaataaagaaaatttgaGCAATCTCACCAAAGATTTTGAAGTCTATGTTCTAAGTTATATGCATGTTCAGACAGACTTATCTATTATTACGAAACATCACTGAACTTTAATTCAAAGGCATACCAGAGTGTATGGATCGTTCACCATCTGGGTAGAACTCCGACGAAATCGGTCTTTCCGTGGTATGATAGTTCCAGCCCTCTGGAAAGCAGGAACACCCTCTTCGTTAACGTCCAGCTTATGGGTCTTACCTCCCTTGTAAGCTGCTCCAGTTTTCACATCATACCATGATTCTTTCCCAGGCAAATAAACTGAAGTATGTTTTGCGTGCtgttacaaaagaaaaaaaattgaaagtatcAGAGATGAATGACAGAAGAATAGGGCAAAAGGAAACAAAGCTTAAAAACGAGTAAACTATTAGGCTATAGTGATACCTCTGTATAGATCCCTTGTACCAAAAGACTGTTTCCAATCATGAGAGCCTCATCATTTGTGAAAGTAGCCTCCTCGGAAGGAAACTCCATCCACAATGGACGAGCAACTGGAACACCACTGGTGTTTGCCTCTCTGAATAATGTGTAAAAGTATGGAAGCAACATGTAACGGGTGTGTATAGCCTCCCTCATACGTTGAGTGTTTTTTTCTCTGCATAAGATAAGGTAAAGAGTTATGATTGAAGTAATGGTATGGCAACAagtgaagggaaaaaaaaaaattaaaaagcttACGCTATTGATTCATTGAGCTGATAATATAATATGGGATTTGAAAATCTTATTTCTCAAGTTTCAATCATCAAAGGAAaacatgtgttttttttttttctcaatgttTTCAACAAACAGTTATTTCATGGTTAAGGTTTCTGTTATACCATCCAAGCAATGCTAATATCAGCTTTTCAAACATCAACACTAATTTTTTACTCAAAATACGACCATGCAATTTAGATGGACCACACAGAAAATCATTTGTACTCCAACCAGCAGGTTTTGATCATAATGCATCACTATCACAGTACCAACTCTTCATTTAAACTCGCATGACCATCTGAAAAGTCTTGCCTGCCAAAAGTGCTACACACATTCCATTTGcattttcttttcaaagaaaaatgaaatcaaaataagttgaaaccgtaGTAGAGTTTTCTATGTATTAATAAGACATACACTAACGGCAGCACTGGGAAGAAAGAAGTTCAACAGGACCATTAAAAAGCACACAGATTTAAAGCCATATCCACTACTTGGCAAAGATATCAATTCTGAAAACTGTATGATGCaaattaaaattcaaaaatgAAGCGAAGCAGTATGCTCCCTATAATAATTAATATTGGTGTATCAAGAGAAGTTCTAAATCGAAGGAAATTACAAATGCAGATATGTGGCAGCATGCTGAACTAGATAGCAAACATACTCAAACATTAGAGGAAATCCTACCCAAATAACCATGGTTCTCGTCTTTTGGTGTCATGATGAGCATGACCTCTAAAGAAAGGATAGTAGGCTCCTAATTGATACCAACGAACTAACAACTCAGGTTCTGGATTGCCAAAAAACCCACCCACATCAGCACCTGTAGAAACATTACAACTATTAGTACCAGTTGAAATACAAACTTTGCATCAATATgagaaattttcttttcttaccaGAAAATGATATCCCAGTAAGACCAAGAGTCAAAATCATCGGAACTGAAACCCTGAGGTGATCCCATTCAGCTGTATTATCTCCCGTCCATATTGCTCCATGCCTTTGACTTCCAGCAAATACTGCTCTCGATAAAACAAATGGCCTATCCTTTCCATCACCTCGCTGAACAAGCCCATCTGCTGTAGCCATGTGAAAGTAGTAACCATAGGCGTTATGTACCTCCCGGTGTTCTGCATCTCCTCGATGTACAGCATCTCTGGGCATTGTAACCTGGTTATGGTAATTATTCATGAGATGTAGAGATGGTATgcaacaataaaacaaaacagaacaaaaaaaggaaataaaaaggcaCACACTCAGCCATCATCATTTCTGATAACAATCAGCATCCGAAAAATGCAGCATCAGCACAAACTGAAAATTTCTCCTATTCTTTAAAATTGAATCCTTTTTTAAAGTGTTTTAAGTGTCGCATTTAACAATTCAAAAAGGGAGAAAAGTCTAGCAGTTTATTGACCCAGGAATCAAGATTAATTAGAAGTAAATTATTAAATTCCAGTATTTGTATCAAGTCATGCCAAGGAAAGTATGGCATTTAGGTTGAGCAACAGTTTTACTTGATAAGGGTTGGGCTGACTCCAAGCTTAACCAACACCATTTAGGCCACCCAACCAAATTTTTAGTAGAGTAGGATAAGCTGCTTTGACTAATTGACCAAAGTTGATTGAATGGTGCTAATTTAGACATACGGTGAGTAACTATATTGCAAAATAGAACATAACTAAGTAATGAGTGGGCAACTCTTCCACTATTTCAGCCAACTTAAGCAGATACTTAGaatagggtttacatcaaagaagCATAAGCAACATGAAATTAACTTGCACACTTGGTGCCCATCATCATATTTCTGTTGCAAGTTGGGGAGCAAGAATGCAAGAGTTACATATAAGTAAGAAAACTAGATTACAGATGGACAGTGGTAAGACACGATATCGGTTGGAAGAACATTACATGGGCTAGGTCAACCAGATAACATAAGATGTATATACAACGCGGACTTGAATCGGTGTTTTCCCTCATTGGGAAAATACATAATAAGTAATCAGAAGCTCATTATCCGACTTGCAACATTAAGATACTTGATTTATTATGAAGGTAAAGGATAACTTGTTTGGCTCTAGTTTTTTCTTCCAAAATAAATTGACAAGTATGTCTATTTGAAAAGGCAGAATAAATATATAACTCAAGACTCTACTGTCAAGAAAAGAAGGAGAGATAAGTGATCAAGTAACATACCTCAGGACCATTGAAGACAGAAGGCTCATTCATGTCATTCCAGATGTACAAGGAAGGAGTTGAACCAACATAATTTTCAGTAGAGAACTTTGTAGCCCACCAGGACCTAACCTCTGGCCTCAACATATCCAAATATGATGATGAACCAGGCCAGCACCACCCATCATAATCATTCCCATTGGCATCCTTAACATAATAGCCTTTTTCTGTGGCCTCCCTGTGCAAAAAGTACGAGTCATCTCGCTTAATATGAGGGTCCACAATAGTAACCATGTGCCTACCCTTAGCAGCCAACTTCCTCTGCATCTCCTCCGGGTGTGGGAAAAGCATCCTATCCCACGTAAAATACCTCTTCCCGTCTGTGTGATCAATATCAAGCCACAGAACATCATACGGAATATCATGCTCATCAAACTTAGAATCAACTTGCTCCACATCCTCCTCGTCTCTATAATTCCACCTACATTGGTGATACGCCACCGCAAACAGCTGCGGCATTGCGGGCGTGCCAGTCACACTCGCATACTGACGTGCTACATCCTTTGGTCCCGGTCCCACGAAAAAGAAAGCATCCACAATACCGGCCTCACTCATCCAAAACGTGTCAATCCTACTCTGCGACGAAGGGAGAGCAATGCCGGCCTCGGCATCCCATCCATCCCCAAGAACATCAATCTGCATCTCAGCAGCATTCAACCAAAAGAACCCGGAAGTCCCTCGGGCCGTGCCGTGGGAAATCATGAATGGAATAGAGCCGTAAAGCCCGAATGGGGAATCATGAATATACTCAAACACGTCCAAGTTAAACAGTCTATAGGGTTCAGATTCCTCAACCCCGGGACCTCTAGTGGGCTTCAAAGCAAAGCTTGAAGCACGCTCAGGGATCCCATAAACATGATCAGCCCCATAAAAGGACACATCAAAACTAACGGACTGAGGGCCGTAGGGCCTCTTATCCGTATGCCCTCTAAACCTCTCTTCCCAATCCTCACCCTCTCCCTTCTTCTCTCTCAGCTGCTCAAAATCAAATAGGCCATTGGAATTCACGGAAATTACACGATTACCCCTCTTCTCGCGGACGTAAACCTCGAACGGATCGTGCCGCAGCACCGCCTCGTAGCCGTCGGACAAGAACACGACCGACGATGGAGCCGCGTCGCCGTCGATCGTCTCCGTGGAAAGCCTCTGCAGCCAGAGCTTCTTGCCCTCGAACTCCGGCAAAACGACGTCGGGGACCTCGAAGCGCTTGCGGGGCGGATCGAGCTCGTCGATCCTGAGGCGCAAGATCCCGTCTTGGTAAGCGGAGAGAGTGAGAAGCAAGGGCTTGATTTGATCGGGGCTGGTTTCTTCTTGTTCGATTCTCTTGGGGACGAGCTTGGCGGTGAGCTCGCCGTCGGAGATGGCGGCGTCTTGGACTGTGAGGGAGGACGAGCCAGGGTTGCGAGCTCGGGCACGTTTGCAGAATGGGGTTTGGTTACAGTTTCGGAACTCGTCTTTTTTCCATGAGAGAACTGGGGAGAGGTGACaggtgaggaggaggaggagaaggagaagagtgAGGTTGTTCATCGTCTGGGTCTTCTTCATGGATTTGAGGTCATAGTaaggaaatgagagagagaggaagaggaggaacaAGACCTCCACAGTGTTTGTTACACTAGTTTAAGTTGTGTTAGTCAGAGCTGGTGAATTCGGATCCAATATTTTGGGCGGGTATTATCGACCcgagtgattttttttttttttataggagGAATATCAATTCATGTTAATAATAGAAATTACACATAGCAACTCGGTCGGTGGAGTTGACAAATAGAGCCGCTACCTAAGTAAATCTCATCTTTTGTAGCCATTTAAAAATCCATAAATTTATTGGCTTCTTTAGAAGTAATTTATCGAGGAACGTAAATAGGCTCCGTacaaatttttaaaataaaatttttttttttagagggaCAATCCATTAAAATGAAGAAGTAAGCAACATTACATAGGCTccgtattttttatttatttatttattattattattatttttagagCGTCAATCCATTAAAATGAAGAAGTAAGCAACATTACATAATGACCCACCCCATTGGGGCTAGGTCAATATTGATCATGGCCTAGACAAGGCTTAGATGAATGTCACTATCTATGTGAATAAGCACTCATACAAGTAACCAGACTAGATAGGGAAGCAATCTGAAGATAGTGCACCCTACATTATTCTTAAAGCTAAAGAAACTAAACTAGTTTGGGGAGGACCCCAAATCATCTACAACAGTAGTAGCCACTGCCTCTGAAATCTCTATCTGTACTGGTATCTTAGCCTCAGTATTAATGGATTCTCTACAGGGGATTCCTCATCAACGGCAAGCTCCAGAGCTCGTTTCACATCTTCCTTCAAAGCCTTTAGAACTCGCTTAGTCATGGGCTGCTTCACAGTACCCAACATTGATATCCACCATCTTAGGTTTATTATGGCTACCAACTAGTGTGcccaccctcttcttcttcagaggaGACACCAAGAGTTCCCCCTTCTTGTGGGGAAGATCAAGTTGAGGTTCAAAATCCAACTCGACAGgagctgaagaagaagtcacCTGTTTAGTGCATTTGGTATACGTCACCAATGCCATAGAAGCGCTGCACTTCACTCCAGAAATATTACTCTCCTCCATCTGCGATTTATCCTCAACCACTTTCTCTGGAAGCACAGGAGGAATGCGTCCAATTTAAAGCGCTAGGGCCTGCACATTTATTTCGGAGATGGAGCTCAACAGGGGGCTTTAAGCATTGAAGGGCGGGGATTGCATGCCGACCCCAAGCACTCTGCTTGGACCTGCTCCCTGAGTCAAAATCGAAGAAAGGCTCGCTCGTATTAAGAATCCTCCACAACTTGAGTACAGAAGCCCCTCTCCTTTGACATTTAAGGAATAcatatttaacgagcaagggaagaggttGTTTCCTTCTGACAAGTCTgcatcacctacaccaactccatctcctccttcaagAACTCCATCTCCTGttgtttcgtccaactcaccTTCACCTCAGACTACACCACCTTGTTCACCACCccctgaaaaagaagagaatgtAAGAATGGCTtctattagagaactctcttcatctgtggttcaaggaggacttcctacaagtattgtgtaccctgccCCTGCTGCAGGGAAGACTGCGGACTTTGAGTTGAAGAGTGGATTACTTCATAGACTCCCTATGTTCCATGGCCTTAATATGGAAGACGCTAACAAGCATCTCCGAGAGTTCCAGTCTGTGTGTATTAACATGctaccacaaggagcggatgagaatattcttaagatgaaggcatttcccttttCTTTAGCTAACCATGCCAAAGATTGGCTCTATGAGCTTCCTTCTGGACGAATCACTTCATGGGAAACTATGATGAAGGCCCTCCtagagaaatacttcccagcttcaaagatcATTACACTCcagaagaagataagtggaattaagcaagctcaagatgaatcttattccgcttattatgagaggttctcatccttgattgcctaatgtcctcaacatcagatgaaggaagaaaccttgctcacttgtttctatgaaggtctcctacccttggaacgtgacatgttagatgctgcagctggaggagcctttgtggataagtcacatgttgaagggcgagctatgatTGAGAATAGAGCAAAGAATTAATGCCCAACAGTATGAAGGTGTAGGTCTCACAACTCGAAGGGTGAATGAGATAGGTACCAATTCGGTTATTGAGGAaagattgaacaaactcacccttcttatGGACCAAGTTGTAAACGCCAAGGGACCAAAgcaagcttgtggagtatgctctatgcaagggcacgtGACTGACCAATGCCCCCAACTCAAggaaaatggaggatgggaatctgtgaatgccataggaggataccaagggaaccaagggggtcccccacgtccaagatatgacccttattcgaatacctacaaccctggatagagggaccaccccaacttcaaatggacaaacaatgagaacactcagaatccccttggaggtaATTTTCAACGTCCTCAAGCACCACCATCTCAAGGGCCACACTTTCAAGGACCACCCTTTCAAAGGCCTTATATGCAGAATCATCATGCCTCAGGGAATTCAAATCTTAACTATGATCAGATTATTGAGGCACTAACCAATTCCACTCAagccttggttcaaggacaacagaaccataccaaggacattgcagacctcaagaagcaaatgggacaagtggtggacttcatgaccaagtttcatgagaatggtaagcttccgagcaacacaattccaaacccaaagggaggctttgaaggccccaccaactgaggacacaaggaggtacaagtctaggttgaaagactataaacattaagcgctgcttgggaggcaacccaattcagaagtagccgtgaaggagtctacacacgcagatttgatttctccttccctattttttttttttttcatgttttctttttgaatttagtagtattttcgtaaatgtctaccctatatgcttaagtgtttcattgcatgcttatgattgattacattgaggacaatgcaatatttaagtgtgggggaagagatttatacttttgtcttgagtcatatattggaaaaatacaaaaaaaatcgaaaaatgtcaaaaatttaaaaattttcgttgcttttgtttttgttttgagtctgaggatgccctttcaactgtctaggatgattctatatatctgaaattatggctaaaagaggatcacacaATTgggatgattttaaaatggtattctttggttaattgagatatatgaaaaatgtgtgccttgtagtggatatggatttcgtgactttggtacagaatatgagcatgttaagatgagttttgattcataaaaactcATGTGAGATATtcgagcccatgtccctttttcttggagtgataaacgAAAAAATATACTCTtgttttcttggcgatgttttgatgatctcattattctttcatcttgattgactacttgccatagattaagtttgatggactagagaatgctagaattcgctcttgtgcttgttgagacgttctatcaatacatggccctgattctggaaaggatagaggcaccctaggaatcaccaccatagccatataaacctgtgtcccaaattgtgcccgtcgtgggactcccttcgataaacccctttgagcctacgttaagccttttctttcatcacccttcaaaatctttaacctaagccttagtatagttataaccctaccctttgttctaagaacttagtggagctaaattgagactttacttgaagattttttttgCGTCaatgatgaaggatgagaagaggtgaaagctcaagtgtaggggtagacttgtccataagagaaaaatgtataTTAAAGccgtggaaaaagaaaaaagaaaaaagaaaaaattgcacggctaagaaaaagaaaaagaaaatatgtcaatggattttagtcccccatacttggtgagtttggagtttactttgaattgaaggcccattacagaaaaatttggcctttgtccaactcactagagatcaaaggaagtttagagtgaagattgggcccaacatgaagacattaggcccctttataacacccccatgggatagtgacgtttttgcatacttggtgaatttctagaagtctctctacatttacatgagctctgctaggtttttaggacactttgttaaattccttacccttcgtttctttaaaaccttgagccatggccccattataacccttgataagaccttcttgatccttaagatgggacagcccttgatgtggagatgagttacaagagttgaacctatggcttgggtccatctgtgcaagtagttggtatcattcatgagatctttaaaagaaaaatatacatgtgctttcgtttcttgcattatgtgatatacttgctatctttcacatatacttgagtgtataagcttttaagcattgccatgatctgagagaagaaagagtggatataccttgtgaggatttgaatcatacttgtttgaagcttaacagaaaccatcatcattgttccaaccaagtcctacttgtgtatatgtaatttatgtgttttaataaactctcgaatgcctaaacattgattcttggtgaagtgctaatcttggtgttgtgaaagtaagagattgctgagacaaatagttaaagggcaatagagtctgttatgtgtagagtctttaattttcgttgagtcgtagtcgtgtctgtgttgtgattttgctaagggactagcaaaggctaagtgtgggggaatttgataggagcattttaatgcgacgttttaactgcatttccctacattttctgcgccatttccttgaaaaatccctgtttgggaaagtttccattctttgattggggaagttccttattgtagaaagtttccatttttgtagtttctatttctcatttttggcaagtttccattcttagtttaggaaagtttctatttttcatttttaaaaagtttctatttttcattttaggaaagttcctatttttagtgatagtttctatt is a window from the Rosa chinensis cultivar Old Blush chromosome 2, RchiOBHm-V2, whole genome shotgun sequence genome containing:
- the LOC112188170 gene encoding probable glucan 1,3-alpha-glucosidase; amino-acid sequence: MKKTQTMNNLTLLLLLLLLTCHLSPVLSWKKDEFRNCNQTPFCKRARARNPGSSSLTVQDAAISDGELTAKLVPKRIEQEETSPDQIKPLLLTLSAYQDGILRLRIDELDPPRKRFEVPDVVLPEFEGKKLWLQRLSTETIDGDAAPSSVVFLSDGYEAVLRHDPFEVYVREKRGNRVISVNSNGLFDFEQLREKKGEGEDWEERFRGHTDKRPYGPQSVSFDVSFYGADHVYGIPERASSFALKPTRGPGVEESEPYRLFNLDVFEYIHDSPFGLYGSIPFMISHGTARGTSGFFWLNAAEMQIDVLGDGWDAEAGIALPSSQSRIDTFWMSEAGIVDAFFFVGPGPKDVARQYASVTGTPAMPQLFAVAYHQCRWNYRDEEDVEQVDSKFDEHDIPYDVLWLDIDHTDGKRYFTWDRMLFPHPEEMQRKLAAKGRHMVTIVDPHIKRDDSYFLHREATEKGYYVKDANGNDYDGWCWPGSSSYLDMLRPEVRSWWATKFSTENYVGSTPSLYIWNDMNEPSVFNGPEVTMPRDAVHRGDAEHREVHNAYGYYFHMATADGLVQRGDGKDRPFVLSRAVFAGSQRHGAIWTGDNTAEWDHLRVSVPMILTLGLTGISFSGADVGGFFGNPEPELLVRWYQLGAYYPFFRGHAHHDTKRREPWLFGEKNTQRMREAIHTRYMLLPYFYTLFREANTSGVPVARPLWMEFPSEEATFTNDEALMIGNSLLVQGIYTEHAKHTSVYLPGKESWYDVKTGAAYKGGKTHKLDVNEEGVPAFQRAGTIIPRKDRFRRSSTQMVNDPYTLVIALNSSQAAEGELYVDDGKSFEFQQGSYIHRRFVFADGKLTSLNLAPGQTQFYSECVIERIILQGLSTGQKSALIEPANQKTEIEQGPLLLHSRQGPTVLTIRKPNVRIADDWVIKIF